In Ilumatobacter fluminis, the following proteins share a genomic window:
- a CDS encoding class I SAM-dependent methyltransferase, with product MQADAERWNGRYDGKLTGDPSMPKGLGGVRLERGRCLDVACGLGAQSLWAAQNGFEVVAVDASDVAITALNSAAVQLGIRDRVDSRVIDLDEGLPSDVGNSCSLVICQRFRDPDLYEQLVYMLEPGGVLVITVLSQVGLDGEGGEFHAPPGELVDAFREFDVTIERHVELDGEATLVARRR from the coding sequence GTGCAGGCGGACGCAGAGCGTTGGAACGGACGGTACGACGGCAAGCTCACCGGCGACCCGTCGATGCCGAAGGGCCTCGGCGGGGTGCGACTCGAGCGCGGGCGCTGTCTCGACGTGGCGTGCGGATTGGGTGCCCAGTCGTTGTGGGCCGCTCAGAACGGGTTCGAGGTGGTCGCCGTCGATGCGTCCGACGTGGCGATCACCGCCCTCAACTCCGCTGCCGTGCAACTCGGGATCCGCGACCGGGTCGACTCGCGGGTGATCGATCTCGACGAGGGGCTGCCGAGCGATGTCGGGAACAGCTGCTCACTCGTGATCTGTCAGCGGTTCCGCGACCCCGACCTGTACGAGCAGCTGGTGTACATGCTCGAGCCGGGTGGCGTGCTCGTGATCACCGTGCTGTCCCAGGTCGGGCTCGACGGCGAGGGCGGCGAGTTCCATGCCCCGCCGGGGGAGCTGGTCGACGCGTTCCGCGAGTTCGACGTGACGATCGAACGCCACGTCGAACTCGACGGTGAGGCCACCCTCGTCGCCCGCCGCCGCTGA
- a CDS encoding alanyl-tRNA editing protein → MAIYLCHTDPDLYEHDADVVAVRPGAVALSRSAFHPGGGGQVSDIGAIEWSGGRAAVTHVELDGDTWWHVLDDATAEPSGSVQVTVDADHRLGVASLHTMSHVLNAFVFDEFAGALVTGAQITGDGKGRMDFDLPEVDNDRLRALTDPINAVIARGLTVDSIYVPVTEATPESGLMRSKSVAPPPTDDGTFRVIDIDGVDRQACGGTHLTNTGQSRPIAITKVENKGRHNRRVRFQFADA, encoded by the coding sequence TCTACGAGCACGACGCCGACGTCGTCGCCGTGCGGCCGGGCGCCGTCGCCCTGAGCCGCTCGGCGTTCCATCCCGGTGGCGGCGGGCAGGTGAGCGACATCGGCGCGATCGAGTGGTCGGGCGGTCGTGCCGCGGTCACCCACGTCGAACTCGACGGCGACACCTGGTGGCACGTCCTCGACGACGCCACCGCCGAACCGAGCGGCAGCGTGCAGGTCACCGTCGACGCCGACCACCGCCTCGGCGTGGCCTCGCTCCACACCATGAGCCACGTGCTCAACGCGTTCGTCTTCGACGAGTTCGCCGGCGCCCTCGTCACCGGTGCCCAGATCACCGGCGACGGCAAGGGCCGGATGGACTTCGACCTCCCCGAGGTCGACAACGACCGCCTCCGTGCACTCACCGACCCGATCAACGCGGTGATCGCCCGGGGCCTCACCGTCGACTCGATCTACGTCCCCGTCACCGAAGCCACACCCGAGAGCGGCCTCATGCGCAGCAAGTCGGTCGCGCCGCCGCCCACCGACGACGGCACCTTCCGCGTGATCGACATCGACGGCGTCGACCGCCAGGCCTGCGGTGGCACCCACCTCACCAACACCGGCCAGTCCCGGCCGATCGCCATCACCAAGGTCGAGAACAAGGGTCGCCACAACCGACGTGTCCGCTTCCAGTTCGCCGACGCCTGA